The following are from one region of the Magallana gigas chromosome 4, xbMagGiga1.1, whole genome shotgun sequence genome:
- the LOC117680476 gene encoding E3 ubiquitin-protein ligase TRIM71-like: MDSHTSAQDVHRCDLCETAIVHSYCDVCHVNLCKPCILDHILDEYDKHKIVPFQERRSTLIYPNCGKHPQKNCELQCRECSSFVCSSCMASDQHKGHSFVEVTEVYKTKKDIIEKDTKEYEYLISPKYEQIVLDLENQLANLDGGYEKLTTTMSKQGEQWHKEIDIVINKMKTEISEIKVKHRDILQKHLDEIKQIQSLIKQTLLAIKEIKNSTELARTIKYSSKIREFSKLPPKVKVTLPTFIPKPIDREKMYSLFGHITPLSTASEENVLSSNQPNTSVRELLDEPELVATIQTGYKDSRCVTYINDDKIWTIGWTNEIKCFNACGTLQQTIVTKSGEVPFDIAVDVGRDLLYSDPAVRTVNKVKNGQTEEMIRLQGWRPDNLCVTSTGDLLVTMYSDDNTQSKVVRYSGSTEKRTIQFDDKGKPLYSGNWYIKYTTENRNHDVCVADFDAGAVVVVNQDGKLRWRYTGYPSTTKTKPFKPRGITSDSQSHILTADLGNHCIHILDQNGQFLRYIDNCDLNKPYGLCVDNNDNLFVCEYNKGNVKKIKYVK; this comes from the coding sequence ATGGATTCCCATACTAGTGCCCAGGATGTAcaccgatgtgacctttgtgagaccgccatagtacacAGCTATTGTGACgtttgtcatgtcaacctctgcAAGCCCTGTATACTAGATCATATATTAGATgaatatgacaaacataaaattgtcCCTTTTCAGGAAAGAAGGTCGACCCTCATTTATCCGAATTGTGGAAAACATCCACAGAAAAACTGCGAATTGCAATGCAGGGAATGCAGCAGCTTTGTTTGTTCTTCCTGTATGGCATCTGATCAGCACAAGGGACATAGCTTTGTCGAAGTCACAGAGGTTTACAAGACAAAGAAAGACATTATTGAAAAAGATACGAAAGAGTATGAATACTTAATTTCTCCTAAATATGAGCAAATTGTCCTTGACTTGGAAAATCAGCTGGCCAACCTAgatggaggatatgagaaacttacaacaacaatgtccaaacaaggagagcaatggcacaAAGAAATCGACATTGTCATCAACAAAATGAAGACTGAAATCAGCGAGATTAAAGTGAAACACAGagacattttacagaaacacttggatgaaatcaaacagatacagtctctcataaaacaaacattacttgctattaaagaaataaagaactCCACTGAATTGGCCCGAACCATTAAGTACAGCTCTAAGATCAGAGAGTTCAGCAAGCTTCCACCCAAAGTTAAGGTTACATTGCcaacattcattccaaaaccaATAGACCGTGAGAAGATGTATAGTTTGTTTGGACATATCACCCCATTATCAACTGCTTCAGAAGAAAATGTCTTGTCATCGAACCAACCCAACACTTCAGTGAGAGAACTACTGGATGAACCGGAGCTAGTTGCCACAATACAGACCGGGTATAAAGATTCACGCTGCGTTACCTATATAAATGATGACAAGATATGGACTATTGGGTGgaccaatgaaatcaaatgcttCAATGCTTGTGGTACACTCCAACAgacaattgttacaaaatcaGGAGAAGTGCCTTTTGATATAGCTGTAGACGTAGGCAgggatctactgtactcagatCCGGCTGTAAGGACAGTGAATAAAGTGAAGAATGGACAGACAGAAGAGATGATCAGATTACAGGGATGGAGGCCTGATAATctgtgtgtcacctctactggtgatctcctggttaccaTGTACAGTGATGATAACACTCAATCTAAGGTTGTCCGTTACTCGGGATCTACAGAGAAACGAACCATTCAATTTGATGATAAAGGTAAACCTCTGTACTCAGGGAATtggtatattaaatacaccacTGAAAACAGAAACCATGACGTCTGTGTAGCTGACTTTGATgctggtgcagtagtggtggttaatcaggaCGGCAAACTCCGATGGAGATACACCGGATATCCCTCAACCACCAAGACCAAACCATTTAAACCCCGTGGTATCACGTCAGATAGTCAGAGTCatatcctgacagcagacctTGGCaaccattgtatccacattctggatcagaatggacagtttctccgttacattgataactgtgatctgaACAAGCCTTATGGTTTATGTGTtgacaataatgacaatctgtttgtgtgTGAGTACAACAaaggcaatgtaaagaaaatcaaatatgtgAAATAG
- the LOC105340068 gene encoding tripartite motif-containing protein 2, giving the protein MEIFKSKLDSIQQSSDDLEMVCLPKFQNILSHSELRLTTIATEYQILKSAIKKHGQDMHRIVDVVTKRFEDEAEKMEHESMTELKNHISETRRSIEEMHSLIEENKRLMLSNDVGKALSYDADIERYRKGKQEIRASVPDFKRVSLTTDELCCLFGSLKTPEKEGFIEKNIIKDTGKEILPRVAKEFLLMPSISATIDSGSDHVQRVCCQETDEVWVSGNGSVITRVDMEGNVREILHTSSGYVPHDLDVTEPGELLYCDSTEKTVNVVQNGKQRALLQYQNWRPMGIAVTVAGEIIVSLYSDLEGCSKVIKYCLGRNEEQGQETLSLERLQPKLRKVIQYDERGENLYRYATFLAENGVNNDICVSDHGTNTVVVVNHEGKFRFVYHNILSQRKYDTFFPCSIVTDSQGHILIADGDNDCIHMIDCNRQFLCYIDNCNFAGVCGIDIDFADKLWIGEVDSGKIKVVEYLQLADE; this is encoded by the coding sequence ATGGAAATTTTCAAGTCAAAATTGGATTCAATTCAGCAAAGTTCAGACGACTTAGAAATGGTATGTCTTCCCAAATTCCAAAATATACTTTCTCATTCGGAATTGCGGTTAACAACAATTGCTACTGAATATCAGATTCTGAAGTCTGCCATTAAGAAACATGGACAGGATATGCACCGTATTGTGGATGTCGTAACTAAGCGATTCGAAGACGAGGCTGAAAAAATGGAGCATGAATCGATGACTGAATTGAAGAACCATATATCAGAAACCAGACGGTCGATTGAAGAAATGCATAGCCTAATAGAAGAAAATAAACGCTTAATGCTATCAAACGATGTTGGAAAGGCGCTGTCTTATGATGCTGACATAGAGAGATATCGGAAAGGAAAACAAGAAATTAGAGCCTCGGTTCCAGATTTCAAGCGAGTTAGTCTAACGACGGACGAGCTTTGTTGTCTGTTTGGGTCATTGAAGACACcagagaaagaaggttttatcGAAAAGAACATTATAAAAGACACGGGGAAAGAAATTTTACCGAGAGTTGCAAAAGAGTTTCTATTGATGCCGAGTATATCGGCTACAATAGACAGCGGTTCCGACCACGTTCAACGTGTCTGTTGTCAAGAGACGGACGAAGTTTGGGTCAGTGGGAATGGTTCAGTCATTACACGCGTAGACATGGAGGGAAATGTCAGGGAAATCCTCCACACTTCTTCTGGCTATGTTCCACATGATCTCGACGTCACTGAACCCGGGGAACTGCTTTACTGTGACAGTACCGAGAAAACCGTTAACGTAGTGCAGAACGGAAAACAGAGGGCGCTCTTGCAATACCAGAACTGGCGACCAATGGGCATCGCTGTGACTGTAGCAGGGGAGATAATTGTTAGTTTGTATAGCGACTTAGAAGGGTGTAGCAAAGTGATAAAATATTGTCTTGGGAGGAATGAAGAACAAGGCCAGGAAACATTGTCACTAGAGAGGCTGCAACCCAAACTTAGAAAGGTCATACAGTATGACGAAAGAGGTGAAAATCTCTATAGATACGCGACCTTCCTTGCCGAAAACGGCGTCAATAATGACATATGCGTGTCTGACCATGGGACAAATACAGTAGTTGTCGTCAATCACGAAGGAAAGTTCCGATTCGTCTACCACAACATATTGTCCCAACGCAAGTACGATACCTTCTTCCCGTGCAGTATCGTGACCGACAGTCAAGGTCATATCCTGATAGCGGACGGCGACAACGACTGCATTCACATGATCGACTGCAATCGACAGTTTCTTTGCTACATCGACAACTGCAACTTTGCAGGTGTGTGCGGGATCGACATCGACTTTGCAGATAAGTTGTGGATAGGAGAAGTCGACTCGGGGAAGATTAAGGTTGTTGAATATTTGCAACTTGCGGACGAATGA
- the LOC105340069 gene encoding circumsporozoite protein isoform X2: protein MRNLQSLGLFLLAAILVVNAQNNTAPKTAPEPSGEPVEPPEPTEAPELPEAANKPASVGGSKSGSQASSAGSNVTGTRATGEEPTEAPEPTEQPESNVKPVVSGANAAGGSQAGASSGTGGAVIQPSATGNLETTEPPEPTEAPEPATGGEGVEAGTGGAEAGGAEAGGTEAGTGGTEAGGAEAGTAGAEAGSP from the exons ATGAGAAATCTACAATCCCTAGGCCTGTTTCTGTTGGCGGCCATTTTGGTCGTGAACGCCCAAAACAACACAGCACCCAAAACTGCTCCAG AGCCATCAGGCGAGCCAGTGGAACCTCCTGAGCCTACAGAGGCACCGGAACTTCCGGAGGCAGCAAATAAACCGGCTTCGGTCGGAGGAAGCAAATCCGGGTCGCAGGCATCCTCTGCAGGAAGCAATG TGACTGGAACTCGTGCCACCGGTGAAGAGCCTACGGAAGCACCCGAACCCACGGAACAACCGGAATCCAACGTCAAACCGGTAGTTTCCGGCGCTAATGCTGCTGGTGGATCTCAGGCTGGTGCGTCATCAGGCACAGGGGGCGCTGTAATTCAACCATCCGCTACCGGAA ACCTAGAAACAACAGAACCCCCAGAACCGACTGAAGCTCCAGAGCCCGCTACTGGTGGAGAAGGAGTGGAAGCTGGGACCGGCGGGGCAGAAGCAGGTGGGGCAGAAGCTGGCGGGACAGAAGCTGGAACAGGTGGGACAGAAGCTGGCGGGGCAGAAGCTGGGACCGCTGGTGCGGAAGCAGGTTCCCCATAA
- the LOC105317252 gene encoding tripartite motif-containing protein 2: MYPRSSAQDVHRCDLCETAIVHSYCDYCNINLCIPCTGEHISDEYDKHKIVPFQERRSTLIYPKCERHSHKSCEFQCKDCNTFVCSSCLASDQHTGHTFIEVTEVYKTKKDTIEKDTKEYENLISPKYEEIVLDLENQLANLDGGYEKLTTTMSKQGERWHREIDIVVNKMKTEVSQIKVKHKRILQKHLDEIKHIQSLIKETLLAIKEIKNSTEVSPTIEYNSKIREFSKLPPKVKVTLPIFVPKPIYCEKMYSLFGQIIPLSTSTEENVLSQNQPKTSVRQLLDEPELVATIPTGYKELGSVTYKNDDRIWTSGCSNEIKCFNAHGSLQQTIVTKSEEVPFDIAVDVGRDLLYSDGIVGTVNKVKNGQTEELIELQGWVPCQLCVTSNNDLLVAMYNDDETESKVVRYSGSTEKQTIQFDDEGKPLYSGNSKIKYITENRNHDICVADCGAGAVVVVNQDGKLRWRYTGHPSATKNRPFEPLGITTDSQSRVLTADCNNHCIHILDQNGQFLRYIDNCNLEYPWGLCVDNNDNLFVCEYKKGYVKKIKYMK, translated from the coding sequence ATGTATCCCCGTTCTAGTGCACAGGATGTGcaccgatgtgacctttgtgagaccgccatagtacacagctactgtgactATTGTAATATCAACCTATGTATACCTTGCACTGGTGAACACATTTCAGATgaatatgacaaacataaaatagttcCTTTTCAGGAACGGAGATCAACCCTCATTTATCCAAAATGTGAAAGGCATTCACACAAAAGTTGTGAATTTCAGTGTAAGGATTGCAACACCTTTGTTTGCTCTTCTTGTTTGGCATCTGATCAGCACACGGGACATACATTTATTGAAGTCACAGAGGTTTACAAGACCAAGAAGGACACTATTGAAAAAGATACAAAAGAGTATGAAAACTTAATTTCTCCTAAATATGAAGAAATTGTCCTGGATTTAGAAAATCAGCTTGCCAACctggatggaggatatgagaaGCTTACGACAACAATGTCCAAACAAGGTGAGCGGTGGCACAGAGAAATTGACATCGTTgtgaacaaaatgaaaactgagGTCAGTCAGATAAAAGTGAAACACAAACGCATTTTGCAGAAACACTTGGATGAAATCAAACATATACAGTCCCtcataaaagaaacattacttgctattaaagaaataaagaactCCACTGAAGTATCTCCTACCATTGAATACAACTCTAAGATCAGAGAGTTTAGCAAGCTTCCACCCAAAGTTAAGGTTACATTGCCAATATTTGTTCCAAAACCAATATACTGTGAGAAGATGTATAGTTTGTTTGGACAGATTATCCCATTATCTACATCTACAGAAGAAAATGTCTTGTCACAGAACCAACCCAAAACTTCAGTCAGACAACTACTGGATGAACCAGAGCTTGTTGCCACAATACCGACTGGGTATAAAGAACTAGGAAGTGTTACCTATAAAAATGATGACAGGATATGGACCAGTGGGTGtagcaatgaaatcaaatgcttCAATGCTCATGGTTCACTCCAACAgacaattgttacaaaatcaGAAGAAGTGCCTTTTGATATAGCTGTAGACGTAGGCAGGGATCTACTGTACTCTGATGGGATCGTAGGGACAGTGAATAAAGTGAAGAATGGACAGACAGAAGAGTTGATCGAATTACAGGGATGGGTGCCTTGTCAGCTGTGCGTCACCTCTAATAATGATCTCCTGGTTGCCATGTACAATGATGATGAAACTGAATCCAAAGTTGTACGTTATTCGGGATcaacagagaaacaaacaattcaatttgatgatgaaggtaaacctctgtactcagggaatagtaagattaaatacatcacagagaacagaaaccatgacatctgtgtagctgactgtggggctggtgcagtagtggtggttaatcaggacgggaaactcagatggagatacaccGGTCATCCCTCAGCTACCAAGAACAGACCATTTGAACCCTTgggtatcacaacagacagtcagagtcgtGTCCTGACAGCAGATTGTAACaaccattgtatccacattctagatcagaatggacagtttctccgttacattgataactgtaatCTGGAGTATCCCTGGGGTTTATGTGTAGACAATAATGACAATTTGTTTGTGTGTGAGTACAAAAAAGGCTATGtgaagaaaattaaatacatgaaaTAG
- the LOC105340069 gene encoding circumsporozoite protein isoform X1: MRNLQYLGLFLLAAILVVNAQNNTAPKTAPEPSGEPVEPPEPTEAPELPEAANKPASVGGSKSGSQASSAGSNVTGTRATGEEPTEAPEPTEQPESNVKPVVSGANAAGGSQAGASSGTGGAVIQPSATGNLETTEPPEPTEAPEPATGGEGVEAGTGGAEAGGAEAGGTEAGTGGTEAGGAEAGTAGAEAGSP, encoded by the exons ATGAGAAATCTACAATACCTAGGCCTGTTTCTGTTGGCGGCTATTTTGGTCGTGAACGCCCAAAACAACACAGCACCCAAAACTGCTCCAG AGCCATCAGGCGAGCCAGTGGAACCTCCTGAGCCTACAGAGGCACCGGAACTTCCGGAGGCAGCAAATAAACCGGCTTCGGTCGGAGGAAGCAAATCCGGGTCGCAGGCATCCTCTGCAGGAAGCAATG TGACTGGAACTCGTGCCACCGGTGAAGAGCCTACGGAAGCACCCGAACCCACGGAACAACCGGAATCCAACGTCAAACCGGTAGTTTCCGGCGCTAATGCTGCTGGTGGATCTCAGGCTGGTGCGTCATCAGGCACAGGGGGCGCTGTAATTCAACCATCCGCTACCGGAA ACCTAGAAACAACAGAACCCCCAGAACCGACTGAAGCTCCAGAGCCCGCTACTGGTGGAGAAGGAGTGGAAGCTGGGACCGGCGGGGCAGAAGCAGGTGGGGCAGAAGCTGGCGGGACAGAAGCTGGAACAGGTGGGACAGAAGCTGGCGGGGCAGAAGCTGGGACCGCTGGTGCGGAAGCAGGTTCCCCATAA